The window CCACCACCGGGGCGGCCAAGGCCACGGCCTTGGTCCTCCCTTCCCTCAAGGGGCGCTTTGACGGCACCGCCCTCCGGGTGCCCACCGCCACGGGGAGCATCTCTGACATCACCGCTCTCCTCAAGCGGGAGGTGACGGCGGAGGAGGTGAACGCTGCCCTCAAGGCGGCGGCGGAAGGTTCCCTTAAGGGGATCCTGGCCTACACCGAGGACGAGATCGTCCTCCAGGACATCGTCATGGACCCCCACTCCTCCATCGTGGACGGCAAGCTCACCAAGGCCCTGGGCAACCTGGTGAAGGTCTTCGCCTGGTACGACAACGAGTGGGGCTACGCCAACCGGGTGGCGGATCTGGTGGAGCTTGTCCTGAAGAAGGGGGTTTAGATGCGCACCCTGCGCGAGCTGGACCCCAGGGGGAAGCGGGTGTTGGTGCGGGTGGACTACAACGTCCCCATCCAAGACGGGGTGGTCCAGGACGAAACCCGCATCCAAGAAAGCCTCCCCACCCTGCGCCACCTCCTGGAAGGGGGGGCTTCCTTGGTCCTCCTCTCCCACCTGGGCCGGCCCAAGGGGCCTGACCCCAAGCATTCCCTGGCCCCCGTGGCCGAGGCCCTGGCCCGTTACCTTCCCGGGGTGCGCTTCCTTCCCCATAGCCCCGGTTCCGAGGAGGCCTTCCAGGCGGTGCGGGCCTTGGGGCCGGGGGAGGTGGCGGTATTGGAAAACGTCCGCTTTGAGCCGGGGGAGGAGAAGAACGACCCCGAGCTTGCCGCCCGCTACGCTAGGCTGGGGGATGCCTTCGTTCTGGACGCCTTTGGGAGCGCCCACCGGGCCCACGCCAGCGTGGTGGGGGTGGCGCGGCTTCTGCCCGCCTACGCCGGCTTTCTCATGGAGAAGGAGGTGCGGGCGCTTTCCCGCCTCCTGCAAGACCCCGAGCGCCCCTACGCCGTGGTCCTGGGCGGGGCCAAGGTATCCGACAAGATCGGGGTGATCGAAAGCCTCCTGCCCCGCATCGACCGCCTGCTCATCGGGGGGGCCATGGCCTTTACCTTCCTCAAGGCTTTGGGGGGCGAGGTGGGGAAGAGCCTGGTGGAGGAGGACCGGCTGGACCTGGCCCGGGACCTCCTGGCCCGGGCGGAAAGCCTGGGCGTGAAGGTCCACCTGCCCTTGGACGTGGTGGCGGCGGAGAGCATAGCCCCTGGGGTGGCGACCCGGGTGTATCCCGCAGACGCCATCCCCGTGCCCTACATGGGCCTAGACATCGGCCCCAAGACCCAAGCCGCCTTCGCCGAGGCGCTAAATGGGGCGAAGACGGTGTTTTGGAACGGGCCCATGGGGGTCTTTGAGGTGCCGCCCTTTGACCAGGGGACCTTGAGCGTGGGCCGGGCCATTGCCGCCCTCGAGGGCGCCTTCACCGTGGTGGGCGGTGGGGACTCCGTGGCGGCGGTAAACCGCCTGGGGCTCAAGGAGCGCTTCAGCCACGTGTCCACCGGGGGTGGGGCGAGCCTGGAGTTCTTGGAGAAGGGCACCCTCCCCGGCATCGAGGTCCTGGAATAACCCCCTCTCCGCCCCGCCCCCCATGTGGGGGGCGGGAGTTTGTTAGGATGGCCCCATGCGCCGCGTTTTGGTGGCAGGCAACTGGAAGATGCATAAAGTTCCCTCGGAGGCCCGGGTCTGGTTCGCCGAGCTAAAGAGGCTCCTGCCTCCCTTGCAGGCGGAGGTGGCCCTTCTGCCCGCCTACCCCATGCTTCCCGCCGCCAAGGAGGTGTTTGGAGGGACAGAGGTGGCCTACGGGGCCCAGGACGTCTCCGCCCACCGGGAAGGGGCCTACACGGGGGAGGTTTCGGCCCGGATGCTGGCTGACCTGGGCTGCCGCTACGCCATCGTGGGCCACTCGGAAAGGCGGCGTTACCACGGGGAAACCGACGCCCTGGTGGCGGAGAAGGCGAAGCGGCTTTTGGAGGAGGGCCTCACCCCCATCCTCTGCGTGGGGGAGCCCTTGGAGGTGCGGGAACGGGGCGAGGCGGTGCCCTACACCCTGGCCCAACTCCGGGCGAGCCTGGAAGGGGTGGAGCCCCCTTCCCCTGACCGCCTCGTCATCGCCTACGAGCCGGTGTGGGCCATCGGCACCGGCAGGAACGCCACCCCCGAGGACGCCGAGGCCATGCACCGGGCCATCCGCCAGGCCTTGGCGGAGCGGTTCGGGGAGGGCTTTGCCGGGCGGGTGCGCATCCTTTATGGGGGAAGCGTGAACCCCAAGAACTTCGCCGACCTCCTCTCCATGCCCAACGTGGACGGGGGGCTGGTGGGCGGGGCGAGCCTGGACTTGGAAAGCTTCCTCGCCCTCCTGCGCATGGCGGGCTAAACTCATAGTTATGCAACTCCACCCCCGGACCCAGGCGGCCAAGGAGAGCATCTTCCCCAAGATGAGCGCCCTGGCGCGGGAGCTGGGCGCCGTGAACCTGGGGCAGGGCTTCCCCTCCAACCCCCCGCCTCCTTTTTTGCTGGAGGCGGTGCGCAAGGCCTTGGGCACCCACGACCAGTATGCGCCCCCGGCGGGGCTTCCCGCCCTCAGGGAGGCCCTGGCGGAGGAGTTTGGCGTGGCCCCGGAGGGCGTGGTGGTGACCTCCGGGGCCACGGAAGCGCTTTATGTCCTCCTGCAGAGCCTTGTGGGGCCAGGGGAGGAGGTGGTGGTCCTGGAGCCCTTCTTTGACGTTTACCTCCCCGACGCCTTCTTGGCGGGGGCAACGGCGCGGCTTGTGCGCTTGGACCTGACCCCGGAGGGCTTCCGCCTGGACCTCGCTGCTTTGGAGAGGGCCATCACCTCGAGGACCCGGGCCATCCTCCTCAACACCCCCATGAACCCCACGGGCCTGGTCTTCGGGGAGGAGGCGCTTAGGGCCATCGCCGCCCTGGCCCGGAAGCACCAGCTCTTTTTGGTGTCGGACGAGGTTTACGATGAGCTCTACTTTGGGGAAAGGCCAAAGCGCCTGCGGGAATTCGCCCCCGAGCGCACCTTCACCGTGGGGAGTGCGGGGAAGCGCCTCGAGGCCACGGGCTACCGGGTGGGCTGGGTCGTGGGCCCCCCCGAGTACGCCCCCACCCTGGCGGGTATGCGCCAGTGGACAAGCTTTTCCGCCCCTACCCCCCTGCAGGCGGGGGTGGCGGAGGCCTTGCGGGTGGCGCGGCGGGAAGGCTATTACGAGGCCTTGCGGGAAAGCTACCGCAGGCGGCGGGACCTCCTCTGGGAGGGCCTAAGGGCCTTGGGGCTTAGGGTTTACCTCCCTGAGGGCACCTACTTCCTCATGGCCGAGCTATTTGGGTGGGAGGCCTTCGCCCTCCTGGAGGCGGCCCGGGTGGCCCTCATCCCCGCCTCCGCCTTCTACCGGGAGGACCCGCCCCCGTACCTCTTCCGCTTCGCCTTCTGCAAAAGCGAGGAGGAGCTAATCCTCGCCCTAGAGCGGCTTGGGCGTGTGGTAAACTCCCCCCGTGAAGCTTAAGGTGGTGCGGTACCTAGATCGGGGGGAGTTCCCCTTGGGGGCGGAGGAGGCCCTCGCCCTTTACCGGGCCATGCGGCGGGCCCGGTTTTTTGACGAAAAGGCCTTGACCCTGCAACGGCAGGGGCGGCTTGGCGTCTATGCCCCCTTCATGGGCCAGGAGGCGGCCCAGGTGGGGGTGGCCTTGGCCCTGGGGGAGGGGGACTGGGTGGTGCCCAGCTACCGGGAAAGCGCCCTGCTCCTCGCCCGGGGGCTTCCCATCCACACCCTCATCCTTTACTGGCGGGCCCACCCCGCAGGGTGGCGCTTCCCTGAGGGGGTGCGGGCGGTGAACCCCTACATCCCCATTGCCACCCAGATT is drawn from Thermus sp. LT1-2-5 and contains these coding sequences:
- a CDS encoding phosphoglycerate kinase, producing MRTLRELDPRGKRVLVRVDYNVPIQDGVVQDETRIQESLPTLRHLLEGGASLVLLSHLGRPKGPDPKHSLAPVAEALARYLPGVRFLPHSPGSEEAFQAVRALGPGEVAVLENVRFEPGEEKNDPELAARYARLGDAFVLDAFGSAHRAHASVVGVARLLPAYAGFLMEKEVRALSRLLQDPERPYAVVLGGAKVSDKIGVIESLLPRIDRLLIGGAMAFTFLKALGGEVGKSLVEEDRLDLARDLLARAESLGVKVHLPLDVVAAESIAPGVATRVYPADAIPVPYMGLDIGPKTQAAFAEALNGAKTVFWNGPMGVFEVPPFDQGTLSVGRAIAALEGAFTVVGGGDSVAAVNRLGLKERFSHVSTGGGASLEFLEKGTLPGIEVLE
- the tpiA gene encoding triose-phosphate isomerase; its protein translation is MRRVLVAGNWKMHKVPSEARVWFAELKRLLPPLQAEVALLPAYPMLPAAKEVFGGTEVAYGAQDVSAHREGAYTGEVSARMLADLGCRYAIVGHSERRRYHGETDALVAEKAKRLLEEGLTPILCVGEPLEVRERGEAVPYTLAQLRASLEGVEPPSPDRLVIAYEPVWAIGTGRNATPEDAEAMHRAIRQALAERFGEGFAGRVRILYGGSVNPKNFADLLSMPNVDGGLVGGASLDLESFLALLRMAG
- a CDS encoding aminotransferase class I/II-fold pyridoxal phosphate-dependent enzyme, translating into MQLHPRTQAAKESIFPKMSALARELGAVNLGQGFPSNPPPPFLLEAVRKALGTHDQYAPPAGLPALREALAEEFGVAPEGVVVTSGATEALYVLLQSLVGPGEEVVVLEPFFDVYLPDAFLAGATARLVRLDLTPEGFRLDLAALERAITSRTRAILLNTPMNPTGLVFGEEALRAIAALARKHQLFLVSDEVYDELYFGERPKRLREFAPERTFTVGSAGKRLEATGYRVGWVVGPPEYAPTLAGMRQWTSFSAPTPLQAGVAEALRVARREGYYEALRESYRRRRDLLWEGLRALGLRVYLPEGTYFLMAELFGWEAFALLEAARVALIPASAFYREDPPPYLFRFAFCKSEEELILALERLGRVVNSPREA